Sequence from the Sulfuracidifex tepidarius genome:
GAATAAGATTTCCGGCGCTGAAATTGAAGAAAGGTAACGGATAGCCTATGATCAGGGATATCGGACCAGGCATTATCATGGTCCAGGCTAAGGTGTGCATTATGCCCAGTTTGGCCCATCTCTGCATGTCCTGGAAACCTAAATTCCCCATGAATCCAGATAGGAGCGAGATCGGTATCAAATCAAGGCTAGAGTAAAAGTGAGGATAGAAAGCTATCAACAGGAACACAAGCAAGGCTGAAGGTAAAAGGAGATACTTTGATCTGAACTTCAAGAGTGTTGATGCTATTCCGCCTGCGAACGTGAGGGCAATGATTTTCACCAAGGAGAAGGAAACTGTAGTAGGAAGGAAAACTGAGAATATCGCGAGTCCTAAGATTAAAATGATTCTCATCCCCTTGCTGAAGTTCACCTTAATGTCCCTTCCGGATACCTCAGAATAGAGCACAAATGAGGACAACGACAGGAGGAACACCGCTAGAGCTACCAGACCCTCCGATAAAGTGTCCATGAAGGCTATGGACGACAGGAAAGGAAGGGAAGAAGTTGCAGACCCTATAAGCGCTGTGAACAGTTCACACGAGCAAGATAAAGAAGTCGCTATCAAACCTAATGAACCCGCTATGGTTCTTTTCGCTCCGGCCCTAATCATAGAATAATAAAACACGTACAAGACTACGTTAGTTGAGACCAGAAGCGAAAGAACGAAGGAAATTATCAAGGATAAAGGCGTCATAGCCCACGTAAAGGAAGACGAATTCAATGATAGGAAAGGACCCCAAAGGGGAAAAGGCATTTGGGACGGATTAGCGGGGGGAGAGTTGCTCACAATCAGCCCTAAACCTGGAGGAGAGGCAAAGTTGAAGAATATGAGCAGTCTATCTGCTATTTGATAGAAAAAGAAATAAGAAAGGAAAATGGTGAAAAAAATATAACGATATGGCTTTGCCTTGATTACGTCAAAAATTTCCATTTACTCACCCATCTCTTGTTTCGCAACTTGAAGCGGGTCGACTTGAGGATCCTTGTCCGCCTTAACGATTAGCAAGATGAACACTACAGGGTAAATCACAGCCATCAATAAGAATCCGATTGCCCATAGGTCGGCCTCACTTTCGAATATTGCCGTGGTTGATCACCAATTAAAACTTAATTAATTACCTTTAAAAAACTTACCTAAAAAAATTGTAGCTTAAAATAAATCAAGGTCTTTTAGCCACTTCACCATGTAGAAAGTTGAAGGTGCGAAAGCCATGGCAAACAGGAAGTATGCAGTGTCCGTGAACTGCTGGAGGGAATACGAACTGTAAAGATTGGTGTTGTAATAAGCTCCAAGTTCTAGAAATATCTCAGCCATGCTAGCCATCATGCTGAATAGCGAGAACATGGAGATGCTCTTCCAAGTATTGGTCATTCCGTACCATCCAACTCCTCCTATTACTCCTGCCACCAGGAAGGAAAGTAATTGTGCTGTCCTCATTATGCTTGAGATCACTGAAGCATCGAAAGGCCCGGGGAAGTACCAGTACGATATTATCACTCCAGCTATTCCCCAAGCTAAGACCAGCCCTCTCGTGGAGAAATTGAACGATAAAAGACTCTTCATTTTCCCTTGTCTGAAGAGGTAATCAGCTATCCAGATTCCGATTAAACCGGCACCCCACACTAAGGTCATATCAAACGAGAACCTCACTATCTCAAGCTGTGATGCTAGTATCAGTGAAGCTGGGTTCACCGAAGCTACTATCATTGCAATTCCTATAAAGAGGTATGGTTTCTTATCTTTCAATTCCACAACCCCGCCAGGAGACCACCGGCGACTAGGACGGCCCCCGAAATGGGAACTAAAGCGACCAGTGCGTCGTCTCCGTAGAGGGAGTAAGGCAAGGTGAAGACCAGCATGATGTCCGCTATCCACATGCTAACTCCTATACCCGCTATCACTGCACCTATCACTCGTCTTGCAAGTCTAATTCCAGCCATTGTGGGTCAATTTAAAGATTAATAAAACCTATTTAAAAAACTTTTTATGCTTGATTTCTCATTATTTTAAATAATTTTATTTTTATGAGTTATCTCCTCCTCTGTGGCCTTATCAAGCCTGGATTTATGAAGAACGTATAGATAATGCTTAAGTATCAAATAAAAATTTTTTACTTAGTAATAATGTAAAAGACCTTTTTGTTAGACTAGCGACTCTCCTTGACGATCTTATCGCTAATCTCCTTTTTACTGGAAGAGAAGATAGAATAATAGTAATATATCATAGAAACTGACAAAGAAATTCCAAAGGGAATCCCAGTTCCTAGAAAGGTCGAAACGATTCCTATCCCTATGAGCGCATACAGTACTCTCCATGATGGTATTGACGACGAAATCATTCCATAACCTAGGAACGCTATGTCAATGAAAATGGAGTAATATCTCCATAAGGGAACTTGAAGTAGGGTTGGAGGCATAGCCGTCACAACAATGACCGGAAGGAGGTAAAGGGGAAGCTTGTTTCCTGAAAGTCCATTCAGCTTGACTAGAAACAAGAACAACATCTCCGTCATCATAGGGTAAAAGAACCAAACGCTGTTCAGTGATGAGTCGATACCTTGAATGGGGGAAACGAACTTCCCGCTCTCAGCTAGTTGAAAGGTGCTCCCCATGAGAATCTCGTCTATGACTATCGATAATGAGATTAAAGGAAAGATTCTCTTGTCCTTTATAGGTCTTGAGAGGTTATCCACTACAGAGAAGAACGCTGCCAGCGCAATGATCATAGATACCATGTTTATGCCAACTCCTATTCCCAAGGAGAACGTGGAGGGATTATAGAGGTAAATCATGGCACCTACGAACATGGTAGCCATCATTAACATGAAGAACTCCGCCATGAACACATGAGTGTAAGTTTGCATTTTCCTTTCGACAAAGTAAATCACTCCTATAATGGCCAATACCATGAGGGATGCAATTACAACAAGTGTTACAAGGGATACCATGTTTTAAATGTAATTTTCATTCTTTTAAAAATTTAACTTATATTAACTTGAAAATAATTTCCATCGCTGAAAACTAGAGTGTAAACTCCAGGGGATAACTTGACCGGGATCACTATAGTCTCCTCACCTATGAAGACCTCTCCTTCCTTCATGAAACCCGTTGACAAGTCGCCCTGATCGTTAATGACCTGCTGTTTCACATAAACGTAATTGATGTGGATCACGTTGGTGGAATTCTCTATGCAAGAGAGGTTCAAGCCTTTATCGTTTTCGTTGTTTATAGTTAACATTATTCCCGTGACGTTCTTTAGGTGTCCACTGGTTCCGTCTGAGGAGTAAACGCATAACGGGAAAGTCCCGTAGCTGGACTTGGCCACTTGAACCTGCTGTGGACTCACCAGGGACTGAATCACGGGATAAGTTGTAAGAACTATTCCAATTATTGCGATGGATGAAATCAAAAAAATTACTATTTTCTTTCTGCTCATTTCTTAAATACCCCACCTATCATGACTAGAGCTAGACCTACTACGTTTAATGACATCCCAAGGTAATCCGCCCCAGCGTAGCTGAAGGCGAACGCAGTGGGATGGTTCATGAACGAGAATCCATAGCCTACTAACAACAGTATTCCAATGGCTATAACTACTGCTCCAGCCAAGATAGGCCCCCACATCTTTATGTTCATAAACTAAAACTCTTAAGCCAGCTTTTAAAAAGTTTTCTTTTTTAACTAATATACTGTTAAAACTAAAAGAATATTTTATAATATTGTTTACTAAATCTTTGATCTAATCAATAATTGCTCTAGATTATTTAGCTAACTATTTTACTGTGTCTACCGTTAATAGTGTTAAATACTTGATTGATTCTAACCTTATTTTAAGATTATGGAAAATTATTTATACTTTTCTGTCTTCATTTTAAGTTTCGTATATCTTTCTCTTACTCTTCTAGGGAACATGCACCCATACATTACGAGACGTTATTTCCTTTGTGCTTAGGAGCAACAATTTATCCTTTTGTCTCACTGGCACATGTCTCACATTGTTCTGTATCATGTATCCTATGACCTCGTGTAATGGGTCGTCACTTTCGAAATGCTTGAGCCTCCTGGGCTTGACGTGATCATCCTGAGACTTTCCATCCGCGAATCCCTTGGTTATGTCCCTGATAGATACTACACCGTCTCCTACAATGGTAGCCTTAATTCTGTTCCTCATGAGGACGTCGTAGACTTGGGCATATGTAGAATCTACAGGAAGAGTTGGAACTTCCAAAGCGTGCGATCCAGCTTTATCCTCTTTCTTGACGCTTCTGAGCTTCAAATCCTCACTAAACGACGTCACAGACATTGACCTCAATGCGTCCCTAATGGAGAACATCCCCACCATGGAAGACCCTTCGACTACAGGGAGATGTCCTATATTGACACTGTTCATTATGTAGAGAGCTTCATCTACGGTTGATTTACCCTGTGTTGTTATTGCCTCCTTTGAAACTTCTTTAACCATTGTGTAACCTGAGAACCAGCCGTTCAGAATATCAGTCTCAGTGACAATGTAATTCCTTATCATGAGAGATCCTATTCCTTCCTTCTCCATAACCTTCGAGGCTTCCCTTAAGGTCGAGTTGTCGTTTATCGTTATCAATCTCCTTGACATGTTTCTCCTCACTCTGGACAGTGTTACTCTGGCCCTTTCTGAAACGTTGACACCGTAATTTATAACGTTGATGCATGAGTAAGGGCAAGCCCTTTCACAAGCTCCACATCCAGTACAGTCTTCCGGTCTGACCAGTTCAGCTAACCTAGAGTCAACGTTAACTTCTATTGCCTTAGCTAGGGCGCACGCTCTCTCGCACATGAAACACCCTACGCATCTGTCTACGTCTATGTATACAATCGGTTCCATGGACATCACCTAGAATGGAGGTTGTGCTTGAAGGGGATTGTAGAGGAGGTTTCCTACCAAGGGATTGTAGAAAGGCAAACTAGGAGACGCTGGAGAAGACATCCAGTATGTTATTATCATGAATACGATTCCGAAACCGAGTACCAAGGAATAGTAAGTTTTCTTGCTCACCCCATCCGCTTCGCTCAAGCTTCTCGAAGCCCTCATGCCAAGAAAGGTTCCGAAGACTATGATGAACTCCATGAGCGGAAGAACCCACCACTCTGCAGTAGCGTTAATCGGATTACTTCCCAGGGAATGAAGTACTCCTCCCCAGAAAGTCGAATAGATCCCTTTACTAGTGAGTCCTCCTCCCATGGGGTCTGTGATTTCATTCATTATCAACAGAGCTCCCCCCATGAGTTTGGGCAGGTTCCTCGCTAGAATCGTCGAGGCAAATATCGGTATCAGGGAATAGGACAAGCTTGTGAAAGCTAACTTGAAAGGAACAACCCTTTGAGCCCTCGCGGCCATGTAAACTACCACTATAGGTATTACGTTTATGACGGCGTAGTCTATAGGGTTCGGATAACCGTCATTAGAGTATCCATACCTTGATAGCCCTGGGGTCAACGCTTTAGACAAGTACGCCCACCCCATGAAATGGTTCAGCCATTGATCTATCATCGTATAGATAGGTAACGCATTCACGAACTGGAATAGGACAACTCCAAGCAATATGAGAACCGATAATCCGAGATCGAATCTCTTTCTACTGGCGTTAAGGTCGCTCAACCACGGAAACCTCTTGACGTTCCAATCTATGTTATCGTGAGGACACGCCTTGTAACAGTCTGAGGCTAAACCACACATAGGAGCAGTTTCCTTACTTCCTGGTGAAGCAAACCAAGGGCATCCGTGGCTCTCCTGGTTTCCCTTCATGCAATCCTTTGTAGTGCACGTCCTGCATTTCTCAGGATCCTTAGCTCTGAAAGTACCCAACGGAGAAATCATGGTAGTTAGTGCCAGAGGAGCACTCAGGGGACACATAGTCCTACAGAAAGTCCTATCCTGAAAGACGAGAGTAATGAAAAGCTCTAACGCAGCTATGTATATCAGGACTACTGAAGTTAACTCAGGTATACCCGGACCGCCGATGTTATAGAACTCCTCCACCCACGTGAGAATTGAGAACCCTATCGCTGAGTAAAGGATAGTAGAATACTTTAGAGGCCACCTCAGGTTGAGTCCTAGTTTTCTCCCTATCTTCCATGGATGTCCTCTGTGAAGCCATTCAGCCTGCCCGCTGAAAGGACAAGTTTGGCACCAAGTCCTCCCGTTTGCTACCCAGGTCAATGCCCATAACAGGGGAAACCACAGGAACCAACTTATGTCGGAGGCGAAGTTGACCAAGCTTATTCCTGCAGGGTCAATTCCTTGATATCCGACAATGCCCACTACCATCACTACGTAGAACACCAAGAAGCTCGGAAATACGATCAAGAAATGTGCCCACTTCTTCTTGAAGAACTTTCCCAACTTGCCTTGTAACATGGATGGCTTATGTTCGCATGTTTCCCTCCTCAAGGTAGCTCTTGACCTCGATGGTGCAAATATCCACGAGTTACTGTTCGATTTCACTGTCAAATCCAAAGTCAGGTTCACTCCCAGTATGGTCAGTGCAGTGGTGAAAACTAACATGCCTGACTCGATCATCAACACGTTGCTCAGTAAGGTTGAAATCCAAGTGAACAAACCTGCAAAGATTGTGAATATTGCAGTGAAAAAATTGAACTTTCTTTGATGATTTTTTAATCTATTTAAAGATTTATATTCAACTTTCTCCATTTTATCACCATATTTATGAAAAATTTATACTGTTTATACATGACAGGTCCTATCGGTTACTGATGATTACAGTATAAAAAGATTTCGATACTTTATTAATTTACCTTAATAATGATTATAAGTATTTTTTTGACTAAAGTCTAAGAAGGATCTAGTTCTACGTAAAGTTTTGAAGAGACCGCAGAACCCAGTTAAAGTAAATAAAGTGAGAACCTGCAAAATCTTTTACTTCAGTCTAAACAAATAAAGAAAATTTCTTTTATTTTTTTAAACTAAACAATGTAAACATGTTTTCATAAAAAACGCAAATCTTTTTAAGAACAAGTCCAACGTTTATCTTAAGGTGAAAAGGTGAAAAGAGGAACAGTAATAGCTCTATTTTTCGCACTTGTTATAATAGCGGCGTTATCTCTAGAAATACAATATAGCTCGTATGATTATATAGGTTACAATCCCACTAATAATGCAGGTGAGGGGGTTGTCCACGCTGCTTACGACAACGCACTGGGTTCTTATAAAGGGCCTTACGTGGTAATTTACGTAGAGGCTCAACAGTGGCACTGGGACTTCAATCCTCACCAAAGAACTAACACGAATATGACTGTAGTTCCAGTTGATGAACCAGTGCTGTTCGAAATACACAGTGTGGACGTCTTCCACGAGTT
This genomic interval carries:
- a CDS encoding DUF1404 family protein produces the protein MELKDKKPYLFIGIAMIVASVNPASLILASQLEIVRFSFDMTLVWGAGLIGIWIADYLFRQGKMKSLLSFNFSTRGLVLAWGIAGVIISYWYFPGPFDASVISSIMRTAQLLSFLVAGVIGGVGWYGMTNTWKSISMFSLFSMMASMAEIFLELGAYYNTNLYSSYSLQQFTDTAYFLFAMAFAPSTFYMVKWLKDLDLF
- a CDS encoding CBS domain-containing protein — its product is MEPIVYIDVDRCVGCFMCERACALAKAIEVNVDSRLAELVRPEDCTGCGACERACPYSCINVINYGVNVSERARVTLSRVRRNMSRRLITINDNSTLREASKVMEKEGIGSLMIRNYIVTETDILNGWFSGYTMVKEVSKEAITTQGKSTVDEALYIMNSVNIGHLPVVEGSSMVGMFSIRDALRSMSVTSFSEDLKLRSVKKEDKAGSHALEVPTLPVDSTYAQVYDVLMRNRIKATIVGDGVVSIRDITKGFADGKSQDDHVKPRRLKHFESDDPLHEVIGYMIQNNVRHVPVRQKDKLLLLSTKEITSRNVWVHVP
- a CDS encoding 4Fe-4S binding protein, giving the protein MEKVEYKSLNRLKNHQRKFNFFTAIFTIFAGLFTWISTLLSNVLMIESGMLVFTTALTILGVNLTLDLTVKSNSNSWIFAPSRSRATLRRETCEHKPSMLQGKLGKFFKKKWAHFLIVFPSFLVFYVVMVVGIVGYQGIDPAGISLVNFASDISWFLWFPLLWALTWVANGRTWCQTCPFSGQAEWLHRGHPWKIGRKLGLNLRWPLKYSTILYSAIGFSILTWVEEFYNIGGPGIPELTSVVLIYIAALELFITLVFQDRTFCRTMCPLSAPLALTTMISPLGTFRAKDPEKCRTCTTKDCMKGNQESHGCPWFASPGSKETAPMCGLASDCYKACPHDNIDWNVKRFPWLSDLNASRKRFDLGLSVLILLGVVLFQFVNALPIYTMIDQWLNHFMGWAYLSKALTPGLSRYGYSNDGYPNPIDYAVINVIPIVVVYMAARAQRVVPFKLAFTSLSYSLIPIFASTILARNLPKLMGGALLIMNEITDPMGGGLTSKGIYSTFWGGVLHSLGSNPINATAEWWVLPLMEFIIVFGTFLGMRASRSLSEADGVSKKTYYSLVLGFGIVFMIITYWMSSPASPSLPFYNPLVGNLLYNPLQAQPPF
- a CDS encoding quinol oxidase, which codes for MKRGTVIALFFALVIIAALSLEIQYSSYDYIGYNPTNNAGEGVVHAAYDNALGSYKGPYVVIYVEAQQWHWDFNPHQRTNTNMTVVPVDEPVLFEIHSVDVFHEFFIQSAASNFSLGFNFGAEAVPGYYSYIVLVFPKPGYYHVACAEFCGLAGVGLGHSWMVGTIYATSNATLASEITGGVMPTGQWDPHVVNGTI